One Acidobacteriota bacterium genomic window, GGGGCCGGCAGATCAGCTGGCCGCCTCTTTCTCCTCCTCGGCAGCGGCTTCACCACTTTCTTCAGAAGAGCCGCCCTCGGAGTCGTCGGAAGCGTCCTCGGCGGCGGCTTCGGCCTCTTCGGCCTTCGCCTCGCCCTCGTCGGAGTCCTCATCGGTGGACTCTTCGGCAGACTCACTGGCCTCGGCGTCGGAAGCTTCGGCATCGTCGGAGCTCTCCTCGGCAGCGGCCTCGGTGGTCTCCTCCGCGGTGGCCTCCTCAGAAGCGTCCTCGGCGGCGGCTTCTTCAGCCTCGTCGGAGCTCTCCTCGGCGGCGTCGGAGTCTTCCTCGGCAGCAGCCTCGGTGGTCTCCTCGGCAGCGGCCTCGTCGCTCTCCTCGTCCTCGTCCTTGTCCGCGGCCTCCAGCTCCTCGATCTCTTCGGGGGTGGGCTGGGGTACGCCGCGCATGGTCAGGCCGACCTTCTTCTCGGTCTCCTCGATGCGCAGAATACGGGCGCGGACCCAATCGCCGACCCGGAAGTAATCTTCCAGCTTGGCGACGTTGACGTCGGTCTCGCTGATGTGGACCAGGCCCTCCAGACCCTCGTAGATGTCGACGAAGAGACCGAAGTCGGTGGTGTTCACCACCCGGCCCTCGACGATGTCCCCGACGTGGTGGCTGTCCACGAAGTCCTGCCACTCGTTGGGCCGGAACTCCTTGATAGACAGGGAGATACGCTGGTTCTGGGTGTCGATGTTGGTGATCCGGGCCTTGACCGTCTCACCCTTCTTGAGCACCTCCGACGGATGCTTGACCCGCTTGGTCCAGCTCATGTCGGAGACGTGGATCAGGCCGTCGATGCCCTCGGTGATCTCGACGAAGGCGCCGAAATCGGTGAGGTTGCGCACCTTGCCCTCGATGATCGAGCCCTCGGGGAAGGTGTCCGCCAGCTCCTCCCAGGGATTGCGCTCGGTCTGGCGCAGGGAGAGGCTGATGCGGCGCTGCCCCATGTCCAGCTCGGAGACGATGGCCTGGACCTCGTCGCCGACGCTGAGGATCTTGGAGGGGTTGACCACCTTCTTGGTCCACGACATCTCGCTGACGTGGATCAGACCCTCGACGCCTTCCTCGATCTCGACGAAGGCACCGTAGTCCACCAGGCTGACGACACGACCGTCGACCCGGGAGCCGATGGGGTACTTCTTGTCCACCAGGTTCCACGGATCCTCGGACTTCTGCTTGTAGCCCAGGGAGACGCGCTCGGTCTCGGGATCGAATTTGAGCACCACGATCTCGACTTCGTCGCCGACGCTGAAGTGCTCGGAGGGGTGGTTGACCCGGCCCCAGGAGATGTCGGTGATGTGCAGCAGGCCGTCGATGCCGCCGAGGTCGATGAACACCCCGTAGTCGGTGATGTTCTTGACCACGCCCTCGATGCGGGCACCTTCCACCAGCTTCTTGAGGGTCTCCGCCTTCTTCTTGGCGAATTCCTTCTCCAGCACGGCCTTGCGGGACAGCACGATGTTGTTGCGCCGGCGATCGAGGCTGATGACCTTGAACTCCAGCTCCCGGCCGCGCATCTGCTCCAGGTTCTTCACCGGCTTGATGTCCACCAGCGAGCCCGGCAGGAAGGCGCGCAGCCCCACGTCCACGGTCAGGCCGCCCTTGATGCGGTCGATGACCCGGCCCTGGATGATGGCGTTGTCCTTGTAGGCTTTCTCGACCTCGTTCCAGCGGCGCATGCGCTCGGCCTTCTGGCGCGATAGCAGCACGTGGCCTTCCTGGTCCTCGGTCTTCTCCAGCAGCACCTCGACCTCGTCTCCGAGCTCGACGGTGACCTCGCCGTCGTGACGGCGGAACTCGTGGATGGGGATCAAGCCTTCCGACTTGTATCCGACATCCACCACCACCGCGTCGTCGGTGATGTTGATCACCCGGCCGGTGACGATCTCACCTTCCACCAGGTTGTGCATGCTCTCGTCGATGAGACGGGCGAAGTCCTCGAACTCCAGCTCGTCGTCCGGACCCAGACTGTCGAGATCGATGGGGGGCGGCTGGTCGTCGTCCCCCTTGTCGTCACCGCCGGCGGCCTGGGCCTCCGACTGGTCA contains:
- a CDS encoding 30S ribosomal protein S1 — encoded protein: ESAPEAEAASGEEAEKAAGAEAQADEAKAEEAAGEEAADDEAKDADKAEAKAAADDSDQSEAQAAGGDDKGDDDQPPPIDLDSLGPDDELEFEDFARLIDESMHNLVEGEIVTGRVINITDDAVVVDVGYKSEGLIPIHEFRRHDGEVTVELGDEVEVLLEKTEDQEGHVLLSRQKAERMRRWNEVEKAYKDNAIIQGRVIDRIKGGLTVDVGLRAFLPGSLVDIKPVKNLEQMRGRELEFKVISLDRRRNNIVLSRKAVLEKEFAKKKAETLKKLVEGARIEGVVKNITDYGVFIDLGGIDGLLHITDISWGRVNHPSEHFSVGDEVEIVVLKFDPETERVSLGYKQKSEDPWNLVDKKYPIGSRVDGRVVSLVDYGAFVEIEEGVEGLIHVSEMSWTKKVVNPSKILSVGDEVQAIVSELDMGQRRISLSLRQTERNPWEELADTFPEGSIIEGKVRNLTDFGAFVEITEGIDGLIHVSDMSWTKRVKHPSEVLKKGETVKARITNIDTQNQRISLSIKEFRPNEWQDFVDSHHVGDIVEGRVVNTTDFGLFVDIYEGLEGLVHISETDVNVAKLEDYFRVGDWVRARILRIEETEKKVGLTMRGVPQPTPEEIEELEAADKDEDEESDEAAAEETTEAAAEEDSDAAEESSDEAEEAAAEDASEEATAEETTEAAAEESSDDAEASDAEASESAEESTDEDSDEGEAKAEEAEAAAEDASDDSEGGSSEESGEAAAEEEKEAAS